A genome region from Chiroxiphia lanceolata isolate bChiLan1 chromosome 5, bChiLan1.pri, whole genome shotgun sequence includes the following:
- the CREBL2 gene encoding cAMP-responsive element-binding protein-like 2 isoform X2, with the protein MDDSKVVGGKVKKPGKRGRKPAKIDLKAKLERSRQSARECRARKKLRYQYLEELVSSRERAICALREELEMYKQWCMAMDQGKIPSEIKALLTGEEQGKAQQNSTKLAKAGKTEANSSNP; encoded by the exons ATGGATGACAGCAAG GTGGTTGGAGGCAAGGTAAAGAAACCAGGCAAACGAGGTCGTAAACCGGCCAAAATAGATCTGAAGGCAAAACTTGAAAGAAGTCGTCAGAGTGCAAGAGAGTGCAGGGCCAGGAAGAAGCTGAGGTACCAGTACCTGGAGGAACTGGTTTCAAGCAGAGAGCGAGCCATCTGCGCTCTCAGAGAAGAGCTTGAAATG TACAAGCAGTGGTGCATGGCAATGGACCAAGGGAAAATCCCCTCTGAAATAAAAGCCCTGCTAACTGGAGAGGAGCaaggcaaagcacagcagaactCAACCAAACTTGCTAAGGCTGGGAAGACagaagcaaacagcagcaatcCCT